The Callospermophilus lateralis isolate mCalLat2 chromosome 3, mCalLat2.hap1, whole genome shotgun sequence genome has a segment encoding these proteins:
- the LOC143394667 gene encoding olfactory receptor 4M1, which produces METANYTRVTEFVLTGLSQTREVQLILFFIFLSFYLFILPGNILIICTIRLDPHLTSPMYFLLANLAFLDIWYSSVTAPKMLVDFFVERKTISFGGCITQLFFLHFVGASEMFLLTVMAFDRYAAICRPLHYATIMNRRLCCILVAVSWMGGFVHSIIQVALLVRLPFCGPNELDSYFCDITQVVRIACANTFPEELVMIFSSGLISVVCFIALLMSYAFLLVMLKKHSGSGESTNRAVSTCYSHITIVVLMFGPSIYIYARPFDSFSLDKVVSVFHTVIFPLLNPIIYTLRNKEVKTAMRKLVNRYILCKEK; this is translated from the coding sequence ATGGAAACTGCAAATTACACCAGGGTGACAGAATTTGTTCTCACTGGCCTATCCCAGACTCGGGAGGTACAACTaatcctcttttttatatttctatcctTCTATTTATTCATCCTTCCAGGGAATATTCTTATCATTTGCACCATCAGACTTGATCCCCATCTGACTTCTCCTATGTATTTCTTGTTGGCTAACCTGGCCTTCCTTGACATTTGGTATTCCTCTGTCACAGCCCCTAAAATGCTTGTGGACTTCTTTGTGGAAAGAAAGACAATTTCCTTTGGTGGGTGCATTACTCAGCTCTTCTTCTTGCACTTTGTTGGAGCCTCAGAGATGTTCCTGCTCACAGTGATGGCCTTTGACCGCTATGCGGCTATCTGCCGCCCTCTCCACTACGCTACCATCATGAATAGACGTCTCTGCTGTATCCTGGTGGCTGTCTCCTGGATGGGGGGCTTTGTCCATTCTATAATACAGGTGGCTCTCCTTGTTCGACTTCCCTTCTGTGGGCCCAATGAGTTGGACAGCTACTTCTGTGACATCACACAGGTTGTCCGGATTGCCTGTGCCAACACCTTCCCAGAAGAGTTGGTGATGATCTTCAGCAGCGGTCTGATCTCCGTGGTGTGTTTCATTGCTCTGTTAATGTCCTATGCCTTCCTTCTGGTTATGCTCAAGAAGCACTCAGGCTCAGGTGAGAGTACCAACAGGGCCGTGTCCACCTGCTATTCCCACATCACCATCGTGGTGCTAATGTTTGGACCAAGCATCTACATTTACGCTCGTCCCTTTGACTCATTTTCCCTAGATAAAGTAGTGTCTGTGTTCCATACTGTAATATTCCCTTTACTTAATCCCATCATATACACATTGCGAAACAAAGAAGTAAAGACAGCCATGAGGAAGTTGGTCAACAGATATATTTTATGTAAAGagaagtga